ACAGTGAGGAGACCGGCGGCCTTGGGGAAGTggcacaggcaggggcagcccatgccaaggtcctgaggcagaaacACGCTTGGGAGTCCACCCAGCCCTGGGGGTCCCCGTGAGGACTTGGCAGAAGCGGGCCCGCTCTGGCGGTTTCAAAGACCACCCAGGGTCCCTGTGGTCGCCAGCGGAGACTGGCAGGAACCATCGGAGGGAGGAACTGGGTGCAGCCTGGGTTGGTGGGACCGCAGGCCCGAGGGCCCTCCGGGACGGGCGCGGCACCTGCTTTTCTCCCCAGTGGCCACCTCCATGCTGGCCTCAGTGCCAGGAACAGGATCTAGGGCAGAGCAAGGGTCTCCTCACGTAATTTTCCTAAGTGACCACAAACTGGGCTGTTTGAAGGACGGAATCCATTCTCTCCCTATTCTGGAGGCCGGAGTCCAAAGTCAGCTCTCCAGACTGAAATGCAGGGGTCCCAGGGCCAAGCCCCCTGCCAgcctggggctggtgggggggctccctcctacctcccccgcccctcccccacgggcctgccccttctctcctgtCCCAGGGACGCCTGTGTTTGGGCTGAGGCTCACCCTCATCCGGGTGAGCTCgtccctccctgacccccacagAGACCCTTCCTCCAAACAAGGCCTCGTTCACAGGCTCCAGGGCTGGGATGCGGACCTGGACCAGCTGTATTTTGGAGGAGAACCCTTCAGCCCAGCCCCGCAGgaatcagtaaatgtttgttgcgTGAGTGACAATAGCCTACCCTGCCCTCATTCCTGCCCTGAACTCTCCCCAGAGGGaggcccctctccacccctccctccaggAGAACCCCACGCCTCCCACCGCCTCCAGGCACGCACTCCAAAATGACTTTCTCCCAGAGACCTCTCTGCTTCAAAGAGGGCTCCAACATTCCCTCCATGACACTGAGCCTGGGGTGCCCTCAAAATGGGGGTGCTCGCCTGCAcgggtgaaggaaggaaggagccctcaggagtgagctgggagcagagaaaggggaccaagcccagctgggctgcccaggcagAGTGGGGCGAGGGCAGCGCCCGCCCTGGGGGTGCAGCGGGTCGGAAGCTAACTGGCTGCCAGGAGCTCAGGCGGGGCGGCAGGGCGAGGGTCTTGGGGAAAGCCAGCACAGGCAGGGTGGGCTGCACTGcagtgaggggagggggctgtgagGGATGGTGCTGGTTGTGGCCGgtgggggcagctggggagggCATGGTTGCCCAGAGCTGGGAGGAAAGCGGACCCTGAGTTCAGCACCCAAGGACCCCCGGAGGGGAGCCAGGCAGGGCTCTGTGGACCTTGGGGGGCAGAGCGTGCGTGAGGCTGGGGAGAGAAAGGCCCAGACCTGGTCTCCGGGGTGGGGAGACCCTGGCGGAGGGGGGTCCATTGCGGGCTGTGCCATATCGCTGGGGCCCCTCCCGGAGCCCCCCGTGAGAGCCCTCAGTCTGCCCGAAGATGGGCACGGTGTCCGTATCCAACTGGCTCTTTCCCTCACCCTCGGACGCTGACCCTGCCTCCTCCGGGCAGccccccagtccccctgcttggaGTTTTCAGTGCAGCAAGCGCGGGCAACATGGCCAGGACCCGGGACGACACCACCTCGGCTCTCCGAGGCCTGGCTTCGAGCCTGTTGTGGCCAGCACCAGGCCAGGAAACAGAAACTACTAGAAAGAAAGATGGGGTTCAGGGTGGGAGACCTTCCTCCCACCCAGAGAGAGCTCTGGGCCTGCCCCTGAGGGCTGCCCAGCCCACCACCCCTCTACCCACCACGCTGCCCCTACAGAACCGGGGCCTGCGCGGCAGGGCGGGGAAGCAGTCAGCTCGAGCCTCAAGCCCCACAGAGGCCAGCCTGGGGACCCTAAACTTCAGCTCAGAGGACAGAGCATTGGGGGGCGGTGTGCAGGGCTGAGGAGCGGAGGGGCATTCTGCCGTAGCCTCCATCTGGGGAGGctaagtgtgtctgtgtgtgcagtCAGGCGGGTGATGCTAATCCCCATCTCTAGCCACAGCTAGTCTCCAGACCCTTCCCGAACCTGGTGGACCCCCAGCACCCACCCCTGTCCCTGGGATTGGCAGTGAAGGCACTTCACTTCTCCTGGAAACCATGCCCCGGGGACCCCTGCTGCCACAGGGCACCCCAGTGCTTGAGGACTTGGTGCCCGAGATTGTCCCAGAGCCGCTGGCCCCAAGCTGGTGGCCGTGGTCACTGCTAAGAGGGTGCAGCAGGCTCTCAGGCTGTCCTCCCTGGCCGCACGTCCCTGAGGCAGCAGAGCCTGCaaccccaggcgccccacccccccacctgacCCCACAGGTGTGTGAAAGAGCAGAGGACTCGGAACCAGTAAATTTGAATGCTTTATTGGGATTGCGAGCGATAAATGTTAAAGACAAAACCCAAGCAATGAATTTTGCCAGAAATATCAGCATGTTAAAGGGGTCGAGTGGAGGCCCGCACGGCCACTGCCAGATGGACCGCAGCGGCGGGTGAGGTGACATTCGGTGCGGGGCACGTGGGGGGTCTTCAGGCGATGGTGGGGGGGACCCAAGAGGAGGTCCCGCTGAAGACAGTTGAGGGGGAGAGAAGATGGACGGCCACAGTCGGGCTCGGGAAGTCAGACGGGGGCCCGGGTCGGGATGGCCGGGGACCGTGCGAGAGCTGCTTGCTGGGGGACACAGGGGAGCGTCGGCAGACGGCCCTGGAGCGCCCACCCCACGAGAGGCAGAAGGTAACACTGGGTGGGATGGGCGTCCGGCAGGATGGGCAGGAAATGTGGGGTGCCTCCGAGTCTTTTTGGATCTCAGGCCGATCTGTCTGCGTCCCAATGACAACAATTTGGCTCTTTTCAGCTCTGCCCAATGTTCCGAATGGCCCATTCCCGGGACGCCTGCCGAAGGCCCCTCTGAGCCGCTGGTGGGCTGACACGTACCGCCCCCAGGGTCGTGTCAGCCCCGCTACTGGGGCCCAGAAGCCTCGGGCCTCTAGAATGCTAGTCAGGCTGTCGTGCAGGGGGGCTGAGCTGGGGGCAAAAGCGGGGGTGAGGTAAACCTCCCAGCCGCCCGGATCCCTGCCACAGCCCTAGGCGCCGAGATGGTGGCTGGTTCGGTACCGCCAGACCCGTGGGCCTCGGGGCCCGAGCAACCCCAGTCGACAGAGTGTCGTCACAGctctcctgctctgtggggcCTGCACCCTCCTGACCTCCCCGACTCCCCGACCTCACCCTGCCTGGACCCCCGGAAGCCCTGCAGAGCTCTAAGCCTCCTGGGGACAAGACAGGGTGCTGAGCAGGCGGGCAAGCTGTCACCGAGGGGCGAGGGGAGGGCTCCCCAAGTGCACGGAAGGCGGCCACCTGCTCCAGCCCAATGGAACCCAACTCACACACCTGCGGCCCCTTCCCCCCCAGCCGGCCGGGGGCCCCTTCCTGATGGCCTCCGAGCACCTTCCGGACACCGGGGAgacgcctccccaccccctcctccgcCCCTCAGGACCTCCGGGGACCAGCCACTGTCCCCGAAGGCCAGGCCGGGCAGCGGCCCGCTCCTTTCCCTCGGGCTTCTCCGTGGGGCCCAGTGGCCAGCGCCCCACGGAGGCCCCACTCTCGACTCAACCCAAGCGACAGggacagataaaaacaaaaaccgaaTCGGGACGCTAAATGGCGGAGAGCAGGACATGCGGCCGTGGTGGCCGCGGTGGCCGTGGTGGTGGTGGCTTGTGTGGCACTGCTTGGTCTCTGCTCCCCTGTTACGTGGGACGGGAGTACGTTTAATTTGGTGTGTGAGCGCGTCAAAAGCTAAGGagggatcaaaaaaaaaaaggaaaaaagccccAGGAGATACCAATCAAAGGGGGGAATAGACAAATTGGCGTAAATTTGGGTTCCTCATTGGGTCTGTAATTCTGCGCTGAGACTCCTGACCGTCATCCTCCGAACCTCGCGGGACCACGTCCTCCTACagagcaccccccacccagcccccactgccccccacccgcccctccAACCGCCAGACTTCCCACACTCCCCACCATCGTTGCCGGCCTCCTGGGAGGGCCCTCATTTCTGAGAGGCCCCCAGAAGGCCGGCAAGGATGGTCCCTAGGTGTGCTGGGGGTCCCAGATGTTCCTCAAAGAGCACACCTAGGGGGTCAGGCTCCGGGGTAGGGCACGTCTTGGTCTCTGCTCGGCTACAGCCGCCTCCAGCCAGGCCAAACCCAGCCCTCGCTCCGCATGATGGTAGGGGGCACAGATGCTGGTGGGGCCTGGGGGCACCGGCTCACCCCACGGGGACCGTGGGGAATGCCACCTCCTGCACCGAAGATGGACCGCCCCTCTCCCACCCAAGGAGCACGTCCCAGGAGTCAGGAGGGGAGCACAGGACATGAAAGCCTCACCAATGAGCAAGTCCGGGAAAGGTCTGTGACAGAACACAGACTGCACGGTGCCGGGCTCCCccgtgtgcgcgtgtgcgtgcgtgcgtgtgggTGTGCGTGCGTGTGGAAGCGTGTGTGCATCGATGCGTGAGCGTGTGAGTGTGCGTGCGgttgtgtgtgtctgcgtgtgtgagCATGCCTGTCGGGGTGTCTGCAGGGGTGCCTGTGGGTGTGTGGGTTCTTTAGGGTGGACACTGAGATGTAGAATCTGAGGCCGTGTGGATTTTGGAGGATGCATTTAGGGTGTCTGGGGATCTGTACCGATAAAGTCGATTTCCACAAATTTTGGCGTTCATGTTCTGTTCTCCCCTCTTTCGGTCTCCCTGGGAGGCCCCTCTAGCTCCGCGGTGACTTTGGGGATGGGAAGCAGAGCGAGGAACGAGTCTGGGGCTTTGCTGGTTTGAGGACGCCCAATTCTCCCCACGGCGCGACCGGAGATCGGCCTGAGGAGGCGGGAGCCGGCTGCGGACCCGGACGTGCCCACCTGCAGATCTGgggtcccttcctttctcctggaGGGGATGCCTGAGCCACGGCCAATCTGACTCGAGGtcctgggaagagaaggaaggggagggggctaATTCTTTCACGATTGTTTCTAAGCTAAGCCAATTCGgttctggtatttttttctttagccaaTTGATAattttagggtttgttttttttttaagctaattgataattttagggttttttttttttagctaattAAAAAAGCCAATTCGTTTTAAGGGGACTAATGTGTGTGTACGAGAGAGGGAGAGTTAGGGGTTCGTAGTTTCGGTTTTCTGGTTACACAATTTGGGGATAATTGGGGGGTAATTTGGGGGGATGTTTAAAGCCAATTGAGTTTGCGCATTTCTAGAGATGTTGCTAGTCTCCTCAGCCCGATGGAGAGGGCCAAGGAGagaagagcctgacatggggaggTTGGGGCgcgggggccggggctgggggagcCCGCAGAGGGAATGCGATCCCGAGAGGGGTCAGAGGCGGGGCCTGGTGGAACGGCCCCTGGccaggaggagggcactaggtggACGGTGCCATCTTGCAGAATTACGCGACATTTTGGCTCACTTCTGATTGCCGGAGGCCTCCGGAGAGGCGCCCCCGTGGGCCGCGGGGTCGTGGGTGGGCAGGGCGATCAGCGGACGATGACGTTTGGCCTCTCTGAACGCCTCGAGCTCCTTGGCGAGCAAGCGACCCCGGCGGGCGCGCAGGAGAGCAGGCAGGCCCCTGCGCAGTCGTTGGGCGGACTGCTTCCAGGTGTCGTATTGGAAGAACTTGCCCACGGGGTATCTGGGGAAGTTGTCCTGAGGGGAAGGGGCCAGTCAGGGGGCGCCCAGCTCGTGGGGGGCCCCACGGGGCTCAACGCTCACCCTCCAGGGGGTGTCCACCAGCCGCGCCGCTGGCCCTGGTCCCCCAGCGCCAAGGAGAGCCCCTGCAGCCCGAGGCCGGGTCCCCTCTTACCGGAAGCACGGTCGGAGGGGTCGACACGTCCCTCTCGGACTTGGCGGGGGTGGCACAGTAGGTCTCCAGAAGGGCCAGGTCACAACTGCGGAAACAGCATTCTTCCACGATGCCACGGCTGCTGCGGCGGCTCACGCGGCTTGCCGGCCTGCCTGGAAGTCCCACAGGGGGAAGGGGAGCCGCACTTGAGCACTGGCCCGCACGGTCCCCACGCCCGGAGCTGGCCTCTGGCCGGTGGCCACCCCggagagggggcaggagaagaggaGAACCAGCCGGTGGGGGTCCCTGCAGCAGCAGCCAGCCTCGGAGGAAGGGGGACAGAGCGGGCAGGTGGGGTGCCCAGGAAGGACAGGAGTGGAAGTAGGGGTGCGTGTGCTCCAGGACCAGCCCCTGGCCTCTTGCTGCCTCCCTGCTCGCGTGGAAGGTGGACACAGCCTCCTGGTCCCACTgcccagggaggtgggggaaaatgTGCCGGTGTGAGCCCGGCTCGGGGGGCCGCCCGCAAGGGGTCCAGCCCCCATGCTGGGGGGCACAGGGTCCCGTCTCGGAGGCCAGGCTGGGACGCAAGTGCTGCCCCCCAACAGAGCAGGAGCCTGGGCGGCCCGCAGCCCTCGAGACGCCGAGACGCCGCAGGCTTGGGAGAAGACGAGGAAGACGGGAGGGGAGGAGTGAGGACCTACATGAAACCGCGTCCTCCTTCCCTCCCGTCCTCCCCGCCCCTCCGCTGCTCAGGCTCCAAGGTGGGCTGCGAGGAAGAGTCCAAGGGCAGGCGCCCTGGGGAGGAGGTCCCACGGGCGGGGGCTAGGCCTGGCCCTCCCGGCAGGGGAGCCACTCCCGGGGCACCAGACCCTCCTGCCCCCAAACAAGGCAGGCGCGAGAGAGGGCACAGCCGAGGCCAGGGTGGGCGGGACTTCAGAAGcaaggagagagcaggagaactTGGCAGAGAGAAGCGTTGAGATCCCCAGGCTGGCGTCTGTGGGCAAGTAGAGACTCCGGAGTGGGGGAGGCCCTGTGAGGAGGGCTGGGTCTGACCAACTCACCCCAgccacaccccccgcccccaccccaccttcaggGTTGTCCCATTATCTGCAGGAGCACTCCCCCATCCCATGCTATGGATGAGAAACAGAGGCCCAGCCTTCTGGGGGGCGAGGGCAAGGACCCACATCCCTGAGGGAGGGGCCACCTCCAACCCGGGGTCCCACAGAGAGACGGGCAAGGAGAAGCAGAGGTGTCAGGGAAagcctgcggggggggggggcgttgaAAAtcaagagagaagcaggaggaacagcCCAAGAGTTCTTGGAGCCTCAGGTGGGCGCCACACATGGTGGCCCAGACCTCAGGTCCATGtcccctccctctgtgcccaggGAGAGCTGAGCTCCCCCAGCCTGTGGGACATGCCACACCGGCTTCTGTGCTCACTGGTCTCCAACCCGTTTTAGCTGACTTTAAATCAGATAGTCCCACTGTCAAAATGTCAGGCACCATGGAAAGGTCAGGGAGGGGGGACTTCAGTGCTCACAGccctgcccccaagccctcctccctgctggggcctgtcccctgccccaccccatccAGCCCACCCGGCCAGGCTCTGGCCCCCCGTGCAGATACCACCCTTCCGGTGAGGAGACTGTTCTACTTTGAGTCATGCTGCGGGAAAATTGGGGGCGTGagtgctacccaggcacctagCAGGTGCCCAATCAATGTGGACACAGTTGGGCTCCTGAAGGCTCAGAGCAAGAAAGCCTGGGGTCGACCCTCAGCCACGGCTTCCCTCGGCCTGGTCTCCCCCACACCAGGCATCCTGGAGGGCATCCGTGGGCATCTAGGAAGTGGCGTGGAGGACTGACTGCAGCCTTTACGGAGCACCTGCTGTACGCGCCTCCCCCTGACCCCGCCGCACACTGGGCTACTCACTGAAGTAAAAGCCGCGGTCCCCACACACAAACTGGAGGGTGTCCACCAGCTCCCCGCCGCACAGGGTCTCGCTGGGGCGGTAAGCAGCAAAGCAGCACGAGGCCAAGGCCAAGAAGGTCAGCGGCGCCAGCAGCGACTTCCCCATCGGGACCCCCATCGGCATCTGCGGGCGGACAGGAGAGACTGAGCCCACCCGCCCCGcctgcccagcctcccagccccccgATGGAGACACCAGCCCAGCCATCTTGGGCCTCCCAGGTCCGGTGAGCTCAGGTTAGGTCCTCGACACAACCGCCCTCGTCACAGAAACCCCACGTGCTCGCCCTGCCCAAGGCGGGGTGCGCGGCAGCCCCGCGTCCAGTGCGTGTGTGAGGCCCGTCTCTGATCGGCACCGAGTGCTGGCCAGCAATTTCACGGGGGCGTGATTCTCCCCATGTCACCACGGCACGGGCTCGGCCACACCCGGAGCTGCAGGGGCCAGTGCTGGACACTGAACCTGGCCTCTGTCCTATGaagtcatgggggcggggccAGCACAGGGCAGTGGCCACTCCTTGGACCTCCCAGCATCAGCCAAGATGGCAGacagccccaccccaccacagAGCATGTGCATCCCAGagggccgccccccccccgcaagCAGCAGGGGgtcctgcgggggtgggggggtgggggagtgcagtcccaccccacccctccccctcccccaccctcccagtctgtggctgaGCAAACCTCAGGTCAAGGATCCCTGGTTACCCTGTGGTGCCAACCACATTCCCAGGGACCTTGTTCTTCTGAATGGCTCAGTCTCCCCtccaggctgccctggacaccCCAAAACAAAGGCTAAAAGCCCCCGCTGCAGGGCTGGCATCACACCACCCAGGGCCTCGAGGTCCCTCGGGATCACCAGACCCTCTCCCCACTGGGGTACCAAACCCCACCCTAGGAGCCGGAGGGAACAGGTCAGGCCACCTGGAGGCTGGACACTAGGTCCTCGGGGCCCAATCTGGAAGgacacaccccctgccccggGCTGTGCAGCTGCAGGACCCAGGCAAGGGTTAACCAGGTCCCTTCAGGGTTGGGGGCTCAGGAAGGACCTCAGGCTCTCTCAGAGACTCAGTGAGCGGCCCCTGCTCCCTCCGGAAACTGGAACCGCCTCCACCTCCACGCAGGCGGCCCCAGCCTGCCCTCCACTGGCCCAGGTACAAACCCCTTCTGGGACGAGAGTCACAGCCCAGAGCCTTTAAGCCCACCAGCACCTGATGCTACCCAAGCCCTGGGCCAGGCAGCCTGCCCACAGGCGCCCTTCCCAGGCTCCACACCCGGTGGGCACAGGGGTCCTGGCAGCGTGGCCCTTCCCAGCCCGGTACCGGGCTGTGGCATGCTAGGCCCAGGGAACTTCTGATGCCTTAAATCGTGCAGGAGAGGAGGGGGATAAGGAGGAAGTACGATCCCGCTGAAACTCAGGAAGACCAGTGGCCAGATCCCCATTAGGACCCGGAGTGCCAGCCTGctcacctccccctgccctggcctGGCCCCAGCCAGGCTCCCAGGCTGCCCCCACTGCTGCCCCCTTCCAAATTCTAAGAACAATTTGGCCAGCTAGCGACTGGGCGCCGGCCGAGCGGCAGCTGAGTCCTTCCGCAAGCCTGGCCACTCCAGGGCAGGGTCGGTCCAGAGCACCCACCGAGAGCCCAGGCCCGACCACG
The genomic region above belongs to Neovison vison isolate M4711 chromosome 7, ASM_NN_V1, whole genome shotgun sequence and contains:
- the IGF2 gene encoding insulin-like growth factor II yields the protein MVSPDPQIIVVAPGAEPDSTQVQRTEDGGIIIRIFWVGPKGELLTRTPVNLVTQMPMGVPMGKSLLAPLTFLALASCCFAAYRPSETLCGGELVDTLQFVCGDRGFYFSRPASRVSRRSSRGIVEECCFRSCDLALLETYCATPAKSERDVSTPPTVLPDNFPRYPVGKFFQYDTWKQSAQRLRRGLPALLRARRGRLLAKELEAFREAKRHRPLIALPTHDPAAHGGASPEASGNQK